The Drosophila mauritiana strain mau12 chromosome 2R, ASM438214v1, whole genome shotgun sequence genome has a segment encoding these proteins:
- the LOC117136693 gene encoding mitochondrial sodium/calcium exchanger protein isoform X2, with amino-acid sequence MSCRAVMRLPYTYRCRMATQASDCKHIINFFNYFRMMYCSIDIDDKATEVLFMLLFSFICVAFLWLMSFSIGTYYSPVLKIISLKLHMNEYLAGVTFLAFGNCSPEIIANLMPVRADAPIFTITVGNTLAIILLSGGTVCFLRPFRMNGHSTLRDLLFLLLGVEVLRFVMIKEGAVTLGEGIVLFLIYVVYVAINIADLALLRYYIRKLRRELEYLESLTPQPIKEINAKLRKLISWEEQDDIGIKDTTKYRRSRDTGNHFSNMTSSGYFVTPIPERRSEHVDYESNRTALYDSENPRNLQLFTEFLQSLNPVDPEAWQLGGWSNRIYLIARCPLVFVLQLFIPVVDYEKVKHGWSKLLNCTQIVTNPFVVITLVHSGVSSVYKSWHITLDFSVSMWSPFLTVPLAIVIFLHSRTDVPPSYHHLFIILTFFSSMVTLWLAVTELEVLSEIVGIVFNLSESFMAVTFEAVSNATPDIIANYQLALQGYGRMAFAAIIGGPVFAILVSMSLAFIFNHRVREVGANSWVYGDLGDNCYLFLVITIVTTMWWSATFNFHARRSAGVFLWLVYLQFLLYAVCVEWDLVHEFSRDQHFKPI; translated from the exons ATGAGTTGTAGAGCCGTGATGAGACTTCCGTACACCTATCGCTGCAGGATGGCCACCCAAGCCAGTGATTGCAAACACATTataaactttttcaattaCTTCAGGATGATGTACTGCTCAATTGACATCGATGACAAAGCAACGGAGGTCCTGTTTATGTTGCTTTTTTCCTTCATATGTGTGGCGTTCCTTTGGCTGATGTCCTTCAGTATTGGTACCTA TTATTCTCCTGTCCTCAAGATTATCTCGCTGAAGCTGCACATGAATGAGTACCTGGCAGGAGTTACCTTTCTGGCTTTTGGTAACTGCAGTCCAGAAATAATAGCTAATCTGATGCCCGTGAGGGCCGATGCACCCATCTTTACCATAACTGTGGGTAATACTCTGGCCATCATTCTGCTGAGTGGAGGTACTGTGTGTTTTCTGAGACCCTTTAGGATGAACGGACATTCCACTCTGCGAGATCTACTGTTTCTTCTCCTGGGTGTGGAGGTCCTGAGGTTTGTGATGATCAAGGAGGGAGCAGTGACCCTGGGAGAGGGCATAG TGCTCTTCTTAATTTACGTTGTTTATGTGGCTATTAATATTGCTGATTTGGCGTTGCTGCGAtactacattagaa AACTTCGAAGAGAGCTGGAATATTTGGAAAGCCTAACTCCTCAACCaattaaagaaataaatgCAAAGCTAAGAAAGCTGATCTCTTGGGAAGAGCAGGATGACATTGGGATCAAGGACACCACAAAGTATCGTCGGTCCAGAGACACGGGCAACCACTTCTCGAATATGACCAGTAGTGGCTACTTTGTAACCCCCATCCCAGAAAGACGATCCGAACACGTTGACTACGAGTCAAATCGCACAGCGCTTTATGACTCGGAGAACCCCAGAAACCTCCAACTTTTCACGGAGTTCCTCCAGTCCCTCAATCCGGTTGATCCAGAGGCATGGCAGCTGGGTGGTTGGAGCAATCGAATTTACCTGATTGCCAGGTGCCCCCTGGTGTTCGTACTGCAGCTTTTCATTCCCGTGGTGGATTACGAGAAGGTCAAGCACGGCTGGAGTAAGCTGCTCAACTGCACGCAGATCGTGACGAACCCATTCGTGGTCATTACCCTGGTGCACT CTGGGGTGTCCAGCGTCTACAAAAGCTGGCACATAACCCTCGACTTCAGTGTCTCCATGTGGTCCCCCTTCCTGACAGTCCCGCTAGCTATTGTGATCTTCCTGCACTCTCGAACGGACGTGCCGCCCAGTTACCACCAC CTGTTTATTATCCTCACGTTTTTCAGTTCCATGGTGACTCTCTGGCTCGCCGTCACAGAACTGGAAGTGCTCTCCGAGATTGTGGGCATCGTATTCAATCTGTCCGAGAGCTTCATGGCGGTCACCTTTGAAGCTGTCTCCAATGCCACTCCGGACATTATAGCCAATTACCAGCTGGCCTTGCAGGGCTATGGGCGGATGGCATTCGCCGCCATAATAGGAGGTCCAGTTTTCG CGATTTTGGTCAGCATGAGCTTGGCCTTCATATTCAATCACAGAGTTCGCGAAGTGGGCGCCAATTCGTGGGTGTACGGCGATCTGGGCGACAACTGTTACCTCTTTCTGGTAATAACCATTGTGACCACAATGTGGTGGAGTGCCACCTTCAATTTCCACGCTCGTAGATCCGCTGGAGTTTTCCTGTGGCTCGTTTACCTGCAGTTCCTCTTATACGCGGTCTGTGTGGAGTGGGACCTTGTTCATGAATTTTCCAGAGATCAGCACTTTAAGCCAATATGA
- the LOC117136693 gene encoding mitochondrial sodium/calcium exchanger protein isoform X4: protein MSARTKRLKYNITELDHEFHYFIKNMSCRAVMRLPYTYRCRMATQASDCKHIINFFNYFRMMYCSIDIDDKATEVLFMLLFSFICVAFLWLMSFSIGTYYSPVLKIISLKLHMNEYLAGVTFLAFGNCSPEIIANLMPVRADAPIFTITVGNTLAIILLSGGTVCFLRPFRMNGHSTLRDLLFLLLGVEVLRFVMIKEGAVTLGEGIVLFLIYVVYVAINIADLALLRYYIRKLRRELEYLESLTPQPIKEINAKLRKLISWEEQDDIGIKDTTKYRRSRDTGNHFSNMTSSGYFVTPIPERRSEHVDYESNRTALYDSENPRNLQLFTEFLQSLNPVDPEAWQLGGWSNRIYLIARCPLVFVLQLFIPVVDYEKVKHGWSKLLNCTQIVTNPFVVITLVHSGVSSVYKSWHITLDFSVSMWSPFLTVPLAIVIFLHSRTDVPPSYHHFHGDSLARRHRTGSALRDCGHRIQSVRELHGGHL from the exons ATGAGTGCGCGAACGAAAAGGCTTAAATATAACATAACAGAACTGGACCACGAATTTCACTACTTCATCAAGAAT ATGAGTTGTAGAGCCGTGATGAGACTTCCGTACACCTATCGCTGCAGGATGGCCACCCAAGCCAGTGATTGCAAACACATTataaactttttcaattaCTTCAGGATGATGTACTGCTCAATTGACATCGATGACAAAGCAACGGAGGTCCTGTTTATGTTGCTTTTTTCCTTCATATGTGTGGCGTTCCTTTGGCTGATGTCCTTCAGTATTGGTACCTA TTATTCTCCTGTCCTCAAGATTATCTCGCTGAAGCTGCACATGAATGAGTACCTGGCAGGAGTTACCTTTCTGGCTTTTGGTAACTGCAGTCCAGAAATAATAGCTAATCTGATGCCCGTGAGGGCCGATGCACCCATCTTTACCATAACTGTGGGTAATACTCTGGCCATCATTCTGCTGAGTGGAGGTACTGTGTGTTTTCTGAGACCCTTTAGGATGAACGGACATTCCACTCTGCGAGATCTACTGTTTCTTCTCCTGGGTGTGGAGGTCCTGAGGTTTGTGATGATCAAGGAGGGAGCAGTGACCCTGGGAGAGGGCATAG TGCTCTTCTTAATTTACGTTGTTTATGTGGCTATTAATATTGCTGATTTGGCGTTGCTGCGAtactacattagaa AACTTCGAAGAGAGCTGGAATATTTGGAAAGCCTAACTCCTCAACCaattaaagaaataaatgCAAAGCTAAGAAAGCTGATCTCTTGGGAAGAGCAGGATGACATTGGGATCAAGGACACCACAAAGTATCGTCGGTCCAGAGACACGGGCAACCACTTCTCGAATATGACCAGTAGTGGCTACTTTGTAACCCCCATCCCAGAAAGACGATCCGAACACGTTGACTACGAGTCAAATCGCACAGCGCTTTATGACTCGGAGAACCCCAGAAACCTCCAACTTTTCACGGAGTTCCTCCAGTCCCTCAATCCGGTTGATCCAGAGGCATGGCAGCTGGGTGGTTGGAGCAATCGAATTTACCTGATTGCCAGGTGCCCCCTGGTGTTCGTACTGCAGCTTTTCATTCCCGTGGTGGATTACGAGAAGGTCAAGCACGGCTGGAGTAAGCTGCTCAACTGCACGCAGATCGTGACGAACCCATTCGTGGTCATTACCCTGGTGCACT CTGGGGTGTCCAGCGTCTACAAAAGCTGGCACATAACCCTCGACTTCAGTGTCTCCATGTGGTCCCCCTTCCTGACAGTCCCGCTAGCTATTGTGATCTTCCTGCACTCTCGAACGGACGTGCCGCCCAGTTACCACCAC TTCCATGGTGACTCTCTGGCTCGCCGTCACAGAACTGGAAGTGCTCTCCGAGATTGTGGGCATCGTATTCAATCTGTCCGAGAGCTTCATGGCGGTCACCTTTGA
- the LOC117137964 gene encoding mitochondrial sodium/calcium exchanger protein, which produces MSLNYVINTSPYSFLNGSDFMQNVSCLAVMHFNYLHRCEMATKIDDCKYITNFFNYYVMMYCSFKIDNKITEIVVMLLFALIYCFFLCILYEGVNDYFAPTLKIAALKMRINEYMAGVVLVGVANSTPDLLVNLSPARLEGLTFNIAMANALTIICLSGGAVCFIRPFRMNGHSIFRDLLFLLLIVELVRFFMKDTALAPWIKGAILLIIYPIYLLINIVDLILLRYAIRKLRADIEVLRQSPSSREHDLILTEKIVRLNNLQQDDEIQILESKLYRKRTYNAGFFVTPKPLIHHKEVDVETNRRILHSKANPKNLFLFSEFLHAINPIDSEGWYLSGTCARVLQILKAPVTLMLHLVVPLVDYQLIKHGWSKMLNCLQIVLTPFVIFALVETMLVHKYAEWYYVPQFRMAIWSLLVTMPLAIVVFVHSRTDIPPFYHSVYCALTISTVIIFCWICAWEMDALISIIGVVFDLAPSYMSITFNSVSAAAADFIAYRHLAKHGYGKMAFGAIIGGSVYSLVVNVGIELVLQKKINSHGQVVLYGDDGVTIYIFLVITITTTLWWSLTFNFVARRSAGLFMWSLFVLFLVYTTAIELQWVHGFQDNIQIRPTA; this is translated from the exons ATGTCCTTAAATTATGTAATAAATACAAGCCCCTATA GCTTCCTTAATGGGAGCGATTTTATGCAAAAT GTGAGCTGCTTGGCGGTGATGCACTTCAATTACCTCCATCGTTGCGAAATGGCCACAAAAATCGACGACTGCAAATACATCACCAACTTCTTCAACTACTATGTTATGATGTACTGCTCCTTCAAGATCGACAATAAAATCACCGAAATAGTGGTGATGCTCTTGTTTGCACTAATCTACTGCTTCTTCCTTTGCATCCTCTACGAGGGCGTCAACGACTA CTTTGCACCAACACTCAAGATCGCTGCTCTTAAAATGAGGATCAACGAGTACATGGCGGGCGTGGTGCTCGTGGGCGTGGCCAACTCCACACCCGATCTCCTGGTCAACCTGTCGCCAGCCAGGCTGGAGGGTCTCACCTTCAACATAGCCATGGCCAATGCCCTAACGATAATTTGCTTGAGCGGAGGAGCGGTGTGCTTTATTCGGCCTTTTAGGATGAATGGTCACAGTATCTTCAGGGATCTATTGTTCCTCCTGCTAATCGTGGAGCTGGTGAGATTCTTCATGAAAGATACTGCTCTAGCGCCATGGATAAAGGGTGCCA TCCTACTGATTATCTATCCGATATACCTGCTAATAAACATAGTCGATCTGATCCTCCTACGTTACGCAATAAGAA AACTTCGAGCGGATATTGAAGTGTTAAGACAATCGCCGTCATCCCGGGAACATGATCTTATATTGACTGAAAAGATTGTTCGCTTGAACAATTTACAGCAGGACGACGAAATCCAAATCCTTGAGTCTAAATTATATCGCAAGCGAACATACAACGCAGGCTTCTTTGTTACACCCAAGCCCTTGATTCATCACAAGGAGGTCGACGTGGAAACCAACCGAAGAATTCTCCACAGCAAAGCAAATCCGAAAAATCTGTTCCTCTTCAGCGAGTTCCTCCATGCCATCAATCCGATCGACTCAGAGGGATGGTACCTCAGTGGTACCTGTGCACGCGTTTTGCAAATCCTCAAGGCCCCGGTCACTCTAATGCTCCATTTGGTGGTTCCATTGGTGGACTACCAGCTGATCAAGCACGGTTGGAGCAAGATGCTCAACTGCTTACAGATCGTCCTGACTCCATTCGTGATCTTCGCACTAGTTGAGA CTATGCTGGTGCACAAATACGCGGAATGGTATTACGTTCCTCAGTTCCGGATGGCTATATGGTCACTACTGGTAACGATGCCCCTGGCAATAGTTGTATTCGTGCACTCGCGCACTGACATCCCGCCGTTTTATCACTCG GTTTACTGCGCGCTTACAATCTCCACCGTGATCATATTCTGTTGGATTTGTGCCTGGGAAATGGATGCGCTGATATCCATCATTGGGGTCGTCTTTGATCTGGCCCCCTCCTACATGAGCATCACCTTCAACTCGGTGTCCGCTGCCGCGGCTGACTTTATAGCCTATAGACATCTCGCCAAGCATGGATACGGAAAGATGGCTTTTGGCGCCATCATCGGTGGTTCAGTTTATA GTTTGGTGGTCAACGTGGGCATTGAATTGGTTTTGCAGAAGAAAATCAACTCCCACGGTCAAGTAGTCTTGTATGGAGATGACGGTGTAACCATCTACATATTCCTGGTGATAACCATCACAACCACATTGTGGTGGAGCCTCACCTTCAACTTTGTTGCCCGCCGATCCGCTGGGCTGTTCATGTGGTCCCTATTCGTGCTGTTCCTAGTTTACACAACAGCCATAGAGTTGCAGTGGGTCCATGGTTTCCAAGACAATATTCAGATTCGCCCGACTGCCTAA
- the LOC117136693 gene encoding mitochondrial sodium/calcium exchanger protein isoform X3 — MSARTKRLKYNITELDHEFHYFIKNMSCRAVMRLPYTYRCRMATQASDCKHIINFFNYFRMMYCSIDIDDKATEVLFMLLFSFICVAFLWLMSFSIGTYYSPVLKIISLKLHMNEYLAGVTFLAFGNCSPEIIANLMPVRADAPIFTITVGNTLAIILLSGGTVCFLRPFRMNGHSTLRDLLFLLLGVEVLRFVMIKEGAVTLGEGIVLFLIYVVYVAINIADLALLRYYIRKLRRELEYLESLTPQPIKEINAKLRKLISWEEQDDIGIKDTTKYRRSRDTGNHFSNMTSSGYFVTPIPERRSEHVDYESNRTALYDSENPRNLQLFTEFLQSLNPVDPEAWQLGGWSNRIYLIARCPLVFVLQLFIPVVDYEKVKHGWSKLLNCTQIVTNPFVVITLVHCSWGVQRLQKLAHNPRLQCLHVVPLPDSPASYCDLPALSNGRAAQLPPPVYYPHVFQFHGDSLARRHRTGSALRDCGHRIQSVRELHGGHL; from the exons ATGAGTGCGCGAACGAAAAGGCTTAAATATAACATAACAGAACTGGACCACGAATTTCACTACTTCATCAAGAAT ATGAGTTGTAGAGCCGTGATGAGACTTCCGTACACCTATCGCTGCAGGATGGCCACCCAAGCCAGTGATTGCAAACACATTataaactttttcaattaCTTCAGGATGATGTACTGCTCAATTGACATCGATGACAAAGCAACGGAGGTCCTGTTTATGTTGCTTTTTTCCTTCATATGTGTGGCGTTCCTTTGGCTGATGTCCTTCAGTATTGGTACCTA TTATTCTCCTGTCCTCAAGATTATCTCGCTGAAGCTGCACATGAATGAGTACCTGGCAGGAGTTACCTTTCTGGCTTTTGGTAACTGCAGTCCAGAAATAATAGCTAATCTGATGCCCGTGAGGGCCGATGCACCCATCTTTACCATAACTGTGGGTAATACTCTGGCCATCATTCTGCTGAGTGGAGGTACTGTGTGTTTTCTGAGACCCTTTAGGATGAACGGACATTCCACTCTGCGAGATCTACTGTTTCTTCTCCTGGGTGTGGAGGTCCTGAGGTTTGTGATGATCAAGGAGGGAGCAGTGACCCTGGGAGAGGGCATAG TGCTCTTCTTAATTTACGTTGTTTATGTGGCTATTAATATTGCTGATTTGGCGTTGCTGCGAtactacattagaa AACTTCGAAGAGAGCTGGAATATTTGGAAAGCCTAACTCCTCAACCaattaaagaaataaatgCAAAGCTAAGAAAGCTGATCTCTTGGGAAGAGCAGGATGACATTGGGATCAAGGACACCACAAAGTATCGTCGGTCCAGAGACACGGGCAACCACTTCTCGAATATGACCAGTAGTGGCTACTTTGTAACCCCCATCCCAGAAAGACGATCCGAACACGTTGACTACGAGTCAAATCGCACAGCGCTTTATGACTCGGAGAACCCCAGAAACCTCCAACTTTTCACGGAGTTCCTCCAGTCCCTCAATCCGGTTGATCCAGAGGCATGGCAGCTGGGTGGTTGGAGCAATCGAATTTACCTGATTGCCAGGTGCCCCCTGGTGTTCGTACTGCAGCTTTTCATTCCCGTGGTGGATTACGAGAAGGTCAAGCACGGCTGGAGTAAGCTGCTCAACTGCACGCAGATCGTGACGAACCCATTCGTGGTCATTACCCTGGTGCACTGTAG CTGGGGTGTCCAGCGTCTACAAAAGCTGGCACATAACCCTCGACTTCAGTGTCTCCATGTGGTCCCCCTTCCTGACAGTCCCGCTAGCTATTGTGATCTTCCTGCACTCTCGAACGGACGTGCCGCCCAGTTACCACCAC CTGTTTATTATCCTCACGTTTTTCAGTTCCATGGTGACTCTCTGGCTCGCCGTCACAGAACTGGAAGTGCTCTCCGAGATTGTGGGCATCGTATTCAATCTGTCCGAGAGCTTCATGGCGGTCACCTTTGA
- the LOC117136693 gene encoding mitochondrial sodium/calcium exchanger protein isoform X5 — protein sequence MSARTKRLKYNITELDHEFHYFIKNMSCRAVMRLPYTYRCRMATQASDCKHIINFFNYFRMMYCSIDIDDKATEVLFMLLFSFICVAFLWLMSFSIGTYYSPVLKIISLKLHMNEYLAGVTFLAFGNCSPEIIANLMPVRADAPIFTITVGNTLAIILLSGGTVCFLRPFRMNGHSTLRDLLFLLLGVEVLRFVMIKEGAVTLGEGIVLFLIYVVYVAINIADLALLRYYIRKLRRELEYLESLTPQPIKEINAKLRKLISWEEQDDIGIKDTTKYRRSRDTGNHFSNMTSSGYFVTPIPERRSEHVDYESNRTALYDSENPRNLQLFTEFLQSLNPVDPEAWQLGGWSNRIYLIARCPLVFVLQLFIPVVDYEKVKHGWSKLLNCTQIVTNPFVVITLVHCSWGVQRLQKLAHNPRLQCLHVVPLPDSPASYCDLPALSNGRAAQLPPLPW from the exons ATGAGTGCGCGAACGAAAAGGCTTAAATATAACATAACAGAACTGGACCACGAATTTCACTACTTCATCAAGAAT ATGAGTTGTAGAGCCGTGATGAGACTTCCGTACACCTATCGCTGCAGGATGGCCACCCAAGCCAGTGATTGCAAACACATTataaactttttcaattaCTTCAGGATGATGTACTGCTCAATTGACATCGATGACAAAGCAACGGAGGTCCTGTTTATGTTGCTTTTTTCCTTCATATGTGTGGCGTTCCTTTGGCTGATGTCCTTCAGTATTGGTACCTA TTATTCTCCTGTCCTCAAGATTATCTCGCTGAAGCTGCACATGAATGAGTACCTGGCAGGAGTTACCTTTCTGGCTTTTGGTAACTGCAGTCCAGAAATAATAGCTAATCTGATGCCCGTGAGGGCCGATGCACCCATCTTTACCATAACTGTGGGTAATACTCTGGCCATCATTCTGCTGAGTGGAGGTACTGTGTGTTTTCTGAGACCCTTTAGGATGAACGGACATTCCACTCTGCGAGATCTACTGTTTCTTCTCCTGGGTGTGGAGGTCCTGAGGTTTGTGATGATCAAGGAGGGAGCAGTGACCCTGGGAGAGGGCATAG TGCTCTTCTTAATTTACGTTGTTTATGTGGCTATTAATATTGCTGATTTGGCGTTGCTGCGAtactacattagaa AACTTCGAAGAGAGCTGGAATATTTGGAAAGCCTAACTCCTCAACCaattaaagaaataaatgCAAAGCTAAGAAAGCTGATCTCTTGGGAAGAGCAGGATGACATTGGGATCAAGGACACCACAAAGTATCGTCGGTCCAGAGACACGGGCAACCACTTCTCGAATATGACCAGTAGTGGCTACTTTGTAACCCCCATCCCAGAAAGACGATCCGAACACGTTGACTACGAGTCAAATCGCACAGCGCTTTATGACTCGGAGAACCCCAGAAACCTCCAACTTTTCACGGAGTTCCTCCAGTCCCTCAATCCGGTTGATCCAGAGGCATGGCAGCTGGGTGGTTGGAGCAATCGAATTTACCTGATTGCCAGGTGCCCCCTGGTGTTCGTACTGCAGCTTTTCATTCCCGTGGTGGATTACGAGAAGGTCAAGCACGGCTGGAGTAAGCTGCTCAACTGCACGCAGATCGTGACGAACCCATTCGTGGTCATTACCCTGGTGCACTGTAG CTGGGGTGTCCAGCGTCTACAAAAGCTGGCACATAACCCTCGACTTCAGTGTCTCCATGTGGTCCCCCTTCCTGACAGTCCCGCTAGCTATTGTGATCTTCCTGCACTCTCGAACGGACGTGCCGCCCAGTTACCACCAC TTCCATGGTGA
- the LOC117137965 gene encoding peptidoglycan-recognition protein SC1a produces MVSKVALLLAVLVCSQYMAQGVYVVSKAEWGGRGAKWTVGLGNYLSYAIIHHTAGSYCETRAQCNAVLQSVQNYHMDSLGWPDIGYNFLIGGDGNVYEGRGWNNMGAHAAEWNPYSIGISFLGNYNWDTLEPNMISAAQQLLNDAVNRGQLSSGYILYGHRQVSATECPGTHIWNEIRGWSHWSG; encoded by the coding sequence ATGGTTTCCAAAGTGGCTCTCCTTCTCGCCGTCCTGGTCTGCAGCCAGTACATGGCCCAGGGCGTCTACGTCGTCTCCAAGGCGGAGTGGGGTGGTCGCGGCGCCAAATGGACCGTTGGCCTGGGCAACTACCTCAGCTACGCCATCATCCACCACACCGCCGGCTCCTACTGCGAGACCCGTGCCCAGTGCAACGCCGTGCTGCAGAGCGTCCAGAATTACCACATGGACTCCCTGGGCTGGCCCGACATCGGCTACAACTTCCTGATCGGCGGAGACGGCAACGTGTACGAGGGACGTGGCTGGAACAACATGGGCGCCCACGCCGCCGAGTGGAACCCCTACAGCATCGGCATCAGCTTCCTGGGCAACTACAACTGGGACACCCTGGAGCCGAACATGATCTCCGCCGCCCAGCAGCTGCTCAACGACGCCGTCAACCGTGGCCAGCTCAGCTCCGGCTACATCCTGTACGGCCATCGCCAGGTCAGCGCCACCGAATGCCCCGGCACCCACATCTGGAACGAGATCCGCGGCTGGTCCCACTGGTCTGGCTAG
- the LOC117136693 gene encoding mitochondrial sodium/calcium exchanger protein isoform X1, whose translation MSARTKRLKYNITELDHEFHYFIKNMSCRAVMRLPYTYRCRMATQASDCKHIINFFNYFRMMYCSIDIDDKATEVLFMLLFSFICVAFLWLMSFSIGTYYSPVLKIISLKLHMNEYLAGVTFLAFGNCSPEIIANLMPVRADAPIFTITVGNTLAIILLSGGTVCFLRPFRMNGHSTLRDLLFLLLGVEVLRFVMIKEGAVTLGEGIVLFLIYVVYVAINIADLALLRYYIRKLRRELEYLESLTPQPIKEINAKLRKLISWEEQDDIGIKDTTKYRRSRDTGNHFSNMTSSGYFVTPIPERRSEHVDYESNRTALYDSENPRNLQLFTEFLQSLNPVDPEAWQLGGWSNRIYLIARCPLVFVLQLFIPVVDYEKVKHGWSKLLNCTQIVTNPFVVITLVHSGVSSVYKSWHITLDFSVSMWSPFLTVPLAIVIFLHSRTDVPPSYHHLFIILTFFSSMVTLWLAVTELEVLSEIVGIVFNLSESFMAVTFEAVSNATPDIIANYQLALQGYGRMAFAAIIGGPVFAILVSMSLAFIFNHRVREVGANSWVYGDLGDNCYLFLVITIVTTMWWSATFNFHARRSAGVFLWLVYLQFLLYAVCVEWDLVHEFSRDQHFKPI comes from the exons ATGAGTGCGCGAACGAAAAGGCTTAAATATAACATAACAGAACTGGACCACGAATTTCACTACTTCATCAAGAAT ATGAGTTGTAGAGCCGTGATGAGACTTCCGTACACCTATCGCTGCAGGATGGCCACCCAAGCCAGTGATTGCAAACACATTataaactttttcaattaCTTCAGGATGATGTACTGCTCAATTGACATCGATGACAAAGCAACGGAGGTCCTGTTTATGTTGCTTTTTTCCTTCATATGTGTGGCGTTCCTTTGGCTGATGTCCTTCAGTATTGGTACCTA TTATTCTCCTGTCCTCAAGATTATCTCGCTGAAGCTGCACATGAATGAGTACCTGGCAGGAGTTACCTTTCTGGCTTTTGGTAACTGCAGTCCAGAAATAATAGCTAATCTGATGCCCGTGAGGGCCGATGCACCCATCTTTACCATAACTGTGGGTAATACTCTGGCCATCATTCTGCTGAGTGGAGGTACTGTGTGTTTTCTGAGACCCTTTAGGATGAACGGACATTCCACTCTGCGAGATCTACTGTTTCTTCTCCTGGGTGTGGAGGTCCTGAGGTTTGTGATGATCAAGGAGGGAGCAGTGACCCTGGGAGAGGGCATAG TGCTCTTCTTAATTTACGTTGTTTATGTGGCTATTAATATTGCTGATTTGGCGTTGCTGCGAtactacattagaa AACTTCGAAGAGAGCTGGAATATTTGGAAAGCCTAACTCCTCAACCaattaaagaaataaatgCAAAGCTAAGAAAGCTGATCTCTTGGGAAGAGCAGGATGACATTGGGATCAAGGACACCACAAAGTATCGTCGGTCCAGAGACACGGGCAACCACTTCTCGAATATGACCAGTAGTGGCTACTTTGTAACCCCCATCCCAGAAAGACGATCCGAACACGTTGACTACGAGTCAAATCGCACAGCGCTTTATGACTCGGAGAACCCCAGAAACCTCCAACTTTTCACGGAGTTCCTCCAGTCCCTCAATCCGGTTGATCCAGAGGCATGGCAGCTGGGTGGTTGGAGCAATCGAATTTACCTGATTGCCAGGTGCCCCCTGGTGTTCGTACTGCAGCTTTTCATTCCCGTGGTGGATTACGAGAAGGTCAAGCACGGCTGGAGTAAGCTGCTCAACTGCACGCAGATCGTGACGAACCCATTCGTGGTCATTACCCTGGTGCACT CTGGGGTGTCCAGCGTCTACAAAAGCTGGCACATAACCCTCGACTTCAGTGTCTCCATGTGGTCCCCCTTCCTGACAGTCCCGCTAGCTATTGTGATCTTCCTGCACTCTCGAACGGACGTGCCGCCCAGTTACCACCAC CTGTTTATTATCCTCACGTTTTTCAGTTCCATGGTGACTCTCTGGCTCGCCGTCACAGAACTGGAAGTGCTCTCCGAGATTGTGGGCATCGTATTCAATCTGTCCGAGAGCTTCATGGCGGTCACCTTTGAAGCTGTCTCCAATGCCACTCCGGACATTATAGCCAATTACCAGCTGGCCTTGCAGGGCTATGGGCGGATGGCATTCGCCGCCATAATAGGAGGTCCAGTTTTCG CGATTTTGGTCAGCATGAGCTTGGCCTTCATATTCAATCACAGAGTTCGCGAAGTGGGCGCCAATTCGTGGGTGTACGGCGATCTGGGCGACAACTGTTACCTCTTTCTGGTAATAACCATTGTGACCACAATGTGGTGGAGTGCCACCTTCAATTTCCACGCTCGTAGATCCGCTGGAGTTTTCCTGTGGCTCGTTTACCTGCAGTTCCTCTTATACGCGGTCTGTGTGGAGTGGGACCTTGTTCATGAATTTTCCAGAGATCAGCACTTTAAGCCAATATGA